A region from the Aegilops tauschii subsp. strangulata cultivar AL8/78 chromosome 5, Aet v6.0, whole genome shotgun sequence genome encodes:
- the LOC109754589 gene encoding uncharacterized protein, giving the protein MDVERAASKGHGILSLFDWGKSKKSKKRLFAGSGGASPTPGSTADGKEAVGSRPSTPSNSILEEPSSLRESSEHSSSSSVIDEDARAMKGPTVVARLMGLDSMPATSSSGSYPIPSTAQQTFTNNVHDEFIGRSYIGSPSPHKMPSSPIDRFGMEALPQRFAKRTLSGAQHKLFSPVKNPNHTSGRNAADIMEAASRIIGPGVESNSSYRARDVGYSNVVRAFNTSEIVRVQQMSQAAKKRDTSASAKAPRAKPFDGSLATSESASSSRFSESNGNAPAAPRVKAASRFSLDPRAASTQGSGGRSKNSRKPATHMDPEHNMAERNRGNQQKSNNQTVASSSNSLEQNNRKRNAMGVKHKVNPKSARLSQQGSNIHSTNASPRKVGITSTRTESSTKVNTKGEMQPTNYANRRPNSTAKTIPKPRRLPDGRMNPKKNQSIDKILAERIQRRVQNNIGTDEQSSISTNKNKVSTEIVSFTFTSPVHKSLPGSRFRNHSVETRSIESMNSAPTSSNTSNTKPDDIDGDYLGILLEQKLRELTSRVKSPYSKPANGVRVYAPSPGSEDTSSIASTEYDRESSQPFKDGKNKFHQNDLESKSGQSSQSVKYDNDFVDQVELEHLHFSPRSTWEVSVSTETETCCSAESWTNANESRLFSCTEGAATSGSAQDGGSQEVDASSEYSDTASSVTATTAETTHPSESSSSCRADRDPEIDFLRELLNASSLSGCSSSLFERSGSSAVLDPRLLEELNRSARPAAGEEDGGKASRMARRLLFDCANEALSGKCAYYLDAGYGSWFTGAAVLAKLSAEELHREMSGGGLRVAEESMVDELVYREMGGPRGGAWVEFKAESFEAGRDVAAALLEALVDEAVADLLLAGSGGAVPSRCC; this is encoded by the exons ATGGATGTGGAGAGAGCTGCGTCCAAGGGGCATGGCATCCTCAGCCTCTTTGACTGgggcaagagcaagaagtccaagAAGCGGCTGTTCGCCGGAAGCGGGGGCGCTTCTCCGACGCCGG GGAGCACGGCAGACGGGAAGGAAGCCGTTGGCAGCAGGCCGAGCACGCCGTCAAACTCG ATTCTCGAAGAGCCATCGAGTTTGAGGGAAAGTAGCGAGCATAGCTCGTCATCCTCGGTAATCGATGAGGACGCTCGTGCGATGAAAGGACCCACTGTTGTGGCGAGGCTGATGGGTTTGGATTCCATGCCTGCGACCAGCTCATCTGGATCCTACCCGATTCCTTCTACCGCACAGCAAACCTTCACAAACAATGTCCATGATGAGTTCATTGGCAGAAGCTACATTGGCAGTCCTAGTCCTCATAAGATGCCGAGTAGCCCTATTGACCGGTTTGGAATGGAAGCGCTGCCTCAGAGATTTGCCAAAAGGACACTTTCAGGCGCGCAACACAAGTTGTTCTCCCCGGTAAAGAATCCTAATCATACGTCAGGCAGAAATGCTGCTGATATAATGGAGGCAGCGTCTAGGATCATTGGGCCTGGAGTTGAGAGTAATAGCTCTTACAGAGCTCGGGATGTTGGGTACTCAAATGTCGTGCGTGCCTTCAACACATCAGAGATTGTTAGAGTCCAGCAAATGTCCCAAGCGGCGAAGAAGCGTGACACCTCAGCATCTGCGAAGGCACCGAGAGCAAAACCTTTTGATGGAAGTTTGGCAACTTCAGAGTCAGCCTCTTCTTCCAGGTTCTCAGAGTCAAACGGAAATGCTCCGGCTGCTCCAAGGGTCAAGGCCGCCAGTAGATTTTCACTAGATCCGAGAGCTGCAAGTACCCAAGGAAGTGGAGGTAGAAGCAAAAACAGCAGGAAACCTGCAACTCATATGGATCCTGAACAtaacatggctgagagaaatcgGGGCAACCAACAAAAGAGTAATAACCAAACTGTTGCAAGCTCTTCCAATTCGCTTGAGCAAAATAACAGGAAGCGGAATGCTATGGGTGTTAAGCACAAGGTGAATCCAAAGTCAGCAAGACTCAGCCAACAGGGAAGCAACATTCATTCAACAAATGCCTCTCCCAGGAAGGTCGGGATCACCAGCACCCGCACTGAAAGCAGTACGAAAGTCAACACAAAGGGAGAAATGCAGCCAACCAACTATGCAAACAGAAGACCAAATTCTACAGCCAAAACAATCCCGAAACCGAGAAGATTGCCAGATGGGAGGATGAACCCAAAGAAAAACCAGTCAATTGATAAAATTCTCGCTGAGAGAATTCAAAGGCGTGTTCAGAACAACATTGGGACAGATGAGCAGTCATCTATCTCCACAAACAAAAACAAAGTCAGCACTGAGATTGTTTCGTTCACATTTACCTCACCAGTTCACAAATCATTACCTGGTTCTAGATTTCGCAACCATTCAGTGGAAACACGGTCAATAGAGAGCATGAACTCAGCGCCAACTTCAAGCAATACATCAAATACTAAACCTGATGACATAGATGGTGATTATTTGGGAATTCTTCTGGAGCAGAAATTGAGAGAATTGACCTCTCGGGTAAAGTCACCCTATTCTAAGCCAGCCAATGGTGTTCGAGTATACGCCCCTTCACCAGGTTCGGAAGATACATCTAGCATTGCATCTACTGAGTATGATAGGGAGTCCTCTCAGCCTTTCAAGGACGGAAAGAACAAATTCCACCAGAACGATCTTGAATCGAAAAGTGGTCAG TCATCTCAATCTGTGAAGTATGATAATGATTTCGTCGATCAAGTGGAGTTAGAGCATCTTCACTTCAGCCCCCGTTCCACATGGGAAGTCTCGGTTTCAACAGAAACGGAAACCTGCTGCTCTGCAGAGAGCTGGACAAATGCAAACG AATCAAGGTTGTTTAGTTGTACAGAAGGAGCAGCAACATCTGGTTCTGCACAGGACGGTGGATCCCAAGAAGTGGACGCTTCATCCGAATATTCCGACACGGCGTCATCAGTCACGGCGACTACAGCAGAAACAACACACCCATCAGAAAGCAGCAGTTCATGTCGTGCGGACCGCGATCCGGAGATAGACTTCCTAAGGGAACTACTGAACGCCAGTTCTCTGAGCGGTTGCTCATCATCCCTTTTTGAGCGGTCTGGCAGCTCAGCCGTCCTGGACCCTCGTCTGCTGGAGGAGCTAAACAGGAGCGCCAGGCCTGCAGCTGGCGAGGAAGACGGTGGCAAGGCCTCGAGGATGGCGCGAAGGCTGCTGTTCGACTGCGCGAACGAGGCGCTGAGCGGCAAGTGCGCCTACTACCTGGACGCGGGGTACGGGTCATGGTTCACTGGCGCGGCGGTGCTTGCGAAGCTGTCGGCGGAGGAGCTGCACCGGGAGATGAGCGGGGGCGGGCTGAGGGTGGCGGAGGAGTCGATGGTGGACGAGCTGGTGTACAGGGAGATGGGCGGGCCGCGCGGCGGGGCGTGGGTGGAGTTCAAGGCGGAGTCGTTCGAGGCCGGCAGGGACGTGGCGGCGGCGCTGCTGGAGGCCCTGGTGGACGAGGCCGtcgccgacctcctcctcgcggGCTCTGGCGGTGCTGTTCCTTCCCGTTGCTGTTGA